GTAAATTAAAGGAAACACCTTAAACCCAAATAATCATGGAAACTATCACTAAAATCGAAACTTGGGCAGACGCCCATCATCCCCAGTGGATTGACTTCCTGAGAATCCTGCTAGGCTTATTTATCCTGTATAAGGGAGTGCTGTTCATTTCAAACACAGATGCCCTGATGAATCTAATGGAGAATAAAGATCTGCAATTTTTCAATCTTGGATTAGCCCATTATGTTGCCTTCGCCCACCTGGTAGGAGGGTTTCTGATAG
This genomic window from Algoriphagus sp. TR-M9 contains:
- a CDS encoding DoxX family protein, which codes for METITKIETWADAHHPQWIDFLRILLGLFILYKGVLFISNTDALMNLMENKDLQFFNLGLAHYVAFAHLVGGFLIALGLVTRFAILFQLPILLVAVFFVNIDSGFLSVSNNLEFELSLLVLILLIVFLVYGSGKFSLDHYMKQHPKW